A part of Desulfomicrobium baculatum DSM 4028 genomic DNA contains:
- a CDS encoding GGDEF domain-containing protein yields MNALTRPCLGLALSSELASQLEGHLPRTRVLENRSLSSAQEFMSARTQGGLVFIAVSTWKELAPDDRERLIAHKSWQFMLIADQHDPDALEYMSSGTFLTLMTCPLDRAKISRALQQAEEVSNMYDDIFHMAREISLERELLTRKNEQLAFLNQLLTRASQTLDPAVILANCSEDFAMLLDVGNVLGVFWAENEGQTEAELFLPGTLPHAQQAEWINHLLSVAARLGKQEVRGYQVSALELKDCKPGNPPELEELITLPLTLGSEPFGALVICSQDASKLGQDRLRILSSAANHLALAMRNGLEFRKTKARADHDGLTRISNRHHFDIRLREEMKRHQRHQDELSLMMIDLDYFKSINDTYGHQAGDMVLQEVGKILNNTLRESDFPARYGGEEFVVILPQTREDQAWILAERLRSQIGQTFFRSQKKRFRVTASIGIAGIKPCALTPPETLLRNADTALYQAKTNGRNMVCCSAIEETQAAH; encoded by the coding sequence ATGAACGCCCTTACCCGCCCCTGCCTGGGCCTCGCTCTCAGCTCCGAGTTGGCATCCCAGCTGGAGGGCCACCTGCCACGAACACGCGTCCTCGAAAATCGTTCGCTCAGTTCGGCACAGGAATTCATGAGCGCGAGAACCCAGGGTGGGCTTGTCTTCATTGCCGTTTCCACATGGAAGGAACTTGCCCCGGACGACAGGGAGCGATTGATTGCGCACAAGTCCTGGCAGTTCATGCTCATCGCCGATCAGCATGACCCGGATGCTCTTGAATACATGTCCTCCGGCACGTTCCTGACCCTCATGACCTGCCCCCTTGATAGGGCAAAAATTTCCCGCGCCCTGCAGCAGGCGGAAGAAGTGTCCAACATGTATGACGACATCTTCCACATGGCACGCGAAATCAGCCTCGAACGGGAGCTTCTGACGCGTAAGAATGAGCAGCTTGCCTTTCTCAACCAGCTCCTGACCAGGGCCAGTCAAACCCTTGACCCGGCGGTCATCCTTGCCAATTGCTCCGAAGACTTCGCCATGCTGCTTGACGTCGGAAACGTGCTCGGCGTCTTCTGGGCCGAAAACGAAGGCCAGACCGAGGCCGAGCTTTTCTTGCCGGGTACATTGCCGCATGCCCAGCAGGCGGAATGGATCAATCACCTCCTGAGCGTCGCGGCCCGCCTGGGCAAGCAGGAGGTGCGCGGGTATCAGGTGTCGGCGCTGGAACTCAAAGACTGCAAACCGGGCAATCCCCCGGAGCTTGAAGAGCTGATCACCCTGCCCCTGACCTTGGGCTCCGAACCCTTCGGTGCTTTGGTCATCTGCTCGCAGGATGCCTCAAAGCTGGGTCAGGACCGCTTGCGCATCCTCAGCTCCGCAGCCAACCATCTGGCGCTGGCCATGCGCAACGGCCTGGAATTCCGCAAGACCAAGGCCAGAGCGGACCATGACGGCCTGACGCGCATCTCCAATCGTCACCATTTTGACATCCGTCTGCGTGAAGAGATGAAGCGCCACCAGCGCCACCAGGATGAACTGAGCCTGATGATGATCGACCTCGACTATTTCAAGTCAATCAACGACACTTACGGCCATCAGGCCGGAGACATGGTGCTGCAGGAAGTGGGCAAGATTCTGAACAACACGCTGCGGGAATCGGATTTCCCCGCGCGCTACGGCGGAGAGGAATTCGTCGTCATCCTGCCCCAGACCAGGGAGGATCAAGCCTGGATCCTGGCTGAACGCCTGCGCTCCCAGATCGGCCAGACCTTTTTCCGTTCCCAGAAAAAACGTTTCCGGGTCACGGCCTCCATCGGCATCGCCGGCATCAAGCCCTGCGCGCTGACCCCGCCGGAGACTCTGCTCCGCAATGCGGACACCGCCCTCTACCAGGCCAAAACCAACGGGCGGAACATGGTCTGTTGCTCGGCCATCGAAGAAACGCAGGCAGCCCACTAA
- a CDS encoding TRAP transporter large permease: protein MVWFIVCAFLGMLLLSTPISIVVLATTAGAVTFFLDVPLTALVQQLFRGLDNFLLLSIPFFILAGNIMAEGRIAHYLVKTMDACVGRFRGGLALAGILTCMFFAAISGSSPATVIAVGSIMIPALIRSGYSERFSIGLITSAGTLGILIPPSIPMVLYSLVGNTSVSDMFMAGIVPGVVRVVIFGAFAVYMARRFNWGATSSHSLVETLRILGRASWGLAMPIIVLGGIYSGIFTPTEAAGVSVVYALLVETFIYRSLTWEKLRVILTKSAVLSSALLFIIACAMPFIWLLTREQLPVQAAEFIAAHISNKYVFLFLVNLLLLAVGCVMDIVTSILVLTPIFLPMLDHFGIDPVAWGIMMIVNVEIGFLTFPFGLNLFVAMGITRRPLTYIARSVMPFLLLLFLCLLMVTYIPIISTWLPSILR from the coding sequence ATGGTATGGTTCATCGTCTGCGCCTTTCTTGGAATGCTGCTGCTCTCCACGCCCATTTCCATAGTCGTCCTGGCCACCACGGCCGGAGCCGTGACATTCTTCTTGGATGTACCCCTGACCGCGCTGGTGCAGCAGCTTTTTCGCGGACTGGACAATTTTCTGCTGCTTTCCATCCCATTTTTCATCCTGGCCGGAAACATCATGGCCGAGGGTCGCATCGCCCATTATCTGGTCAAAACCATGGACGCTTGCGTCGGGCGTTTTCGAGGGGGCCTGGCCCTGGCCGGGATTCTGACTTGCATGTTTTTCGCGGCCATTTCCGGATCAAGCCCGGCCACGGTCATCGCCGTGGGCAGCATCATGATCCCGGCCCTGATCCGTTCTGGCTACTCCGAGAGATTCAGCATCGGCCTCATCACCAGCGCCGGGACCTTAGGCATTCTCATCCCTCCGTCCATTCCCATGGTCCTCTATTCCCTGGTGGGCAACACCTCGGTCAGCGACATGTTCATGGCCGGCATCGTGCCGGGCGTGGTGCGGGTGGTCATTTTCGGGGCCTTTGCCGTGTACATGGCCCGGCGCTTCAACTGGGGCGCGACCTCGTCCCATTCCCTGGTTGAGACCCTGCGCATCCTGGGCCGCGCGTCCTGGGGCCTGGCCATGCCGATTATCGTGCTTGGCGGCATCTATTCCGGCATCTTCACGCCTACCGAGGCGGCGGGCGTGTCCGTGGTCTACGCCCTGCTGGTGGAGACCTTCATCTACAGGTCCCTGACCTGGGAGAAGCTCAGGGTCATTCTGACCAAGAGCGCCGTGCTGTCCTCGGCCCTGCTGTTTATCATCGCCTGCGCCATGCCCTTCATCTGGCTGCTGACGCGAGAGCAGCTCCCCGTACAGGCCGCCGAGTTCATCGCCGCGCATATCAGCAACAAGTACGTCTTCCTCTTTCTGGTCAACCTCCTCCTGCTTGCGGTCGGCTGCGTCATGGACATCGTGACTTCCATCCTGGTCCTGACGCCCATCTTTCTGCCCATGCTGGACCATTTCGGTATTGATCCGGTGGCCTGGGGCATCATGATGATCGTCAACGTGGAGATCGGCTTTCTGACCTTTCCCTTCGGTCTGAATCTGTTCGTGGCCATGGGCATCACCAGGCGGCCCCTGACCTACATCGCCCGGTCCGTGATGCCTTTTCTGCTGCTGCTCTTCCTTTGCCTGCTGATGGTCACCTACATCCCGATCATCTCCACCTGGCTGCCCTCGATACTTCGGTAG
- a CDS encoding TRAP transporter small permease, with the protein MKNFLRTLGHIEELAVGGLLLLLAVGTTIQVCTRYFLGMTFDWFDEGSRYLLVFVTFAGAGMAVKHGAHFSMEAVTQYAPPRMAAALRTLANLLSAAVMLVIAWYGWEQTALLARYGMTTASLGMPMWVAYLPIPVFGATIALRFLLRAWEQLRVMVAPAQELD; encoded by the coding sequence ATGAAGAATTTTCTGCGCACCCTCGGACACATCGAGGAATTGGCCGTGGGCGGGCTGCTCCTGCTTCTGGCCGTTGGCACCACCATCCAGGTCTGTACCCGCTATTTTCTGGGTATGACCTTTGATTGGTTTGACGAGGGCAGCCGGTATCTGCTGGTCTTCGTGACCTTTGCCGGAGCGGGCATGGCGGTCAAACACGGAGCGCATTTCTCCATGGAGGCCGTAACCCAGTATGCTCCACCACGCATGGCCGCAGCTTTGCGGACCCTGGCGAACCTTTTGAGTGCGGCAGTGATGCTGGTCATCGCCTGGTATGGATGGGAACAGACCGCGCTGCTGGCCCGCTACGGGATGACCACCGCTTCCCTGGGCATGCCCATGTGGGTGGCCTATCTGCCCATCCCCGTCTTCGGGGCGACCATCGCCCTGCGTTTTCTCCTCCGGGCCTGGGAGCAGTTGCGTGTCATGGTCGCGCCCGCACAGGAGCTTGACTGA
- a CDS encoding DctP family TRAP transporter solute-binding subunit gives MKMKVMVIFLALTMFAAASAQAARVLKFGHIAPTKIENKDFPMHKAALAFAAHVEKETGGEIKIEVFPLGQLGNERSMLEQVQFGTLDMMDCTTAVMSNLIPQVGLLDLFFLFPSKEVAYKVLADEEFKTVMDALMPGMGLIPIGYAENEMRDFGVRDRTITTPEQMKGVRVRVMDSPVFLESFRALGANPVGIPFPELYTALQQGAVDMQENPIPTSVMMKFTEVAKYLTRSSHSLTCLYKMVSRPVWESLTPEQQQIFLDAAKIAEDINRTENTNMRNELEKLAVDKFGATIADLTPEERQAFHEAVLPVHEKFADQVGVIPNDPKFGKYAGKRYYDMIVEKVNQYSK, from the coding sequence ATGAAAATGAAAGTTATGGTGATCTTTCTGGCTTTGACCATGTTCGCCGCCGCATCGGCCCAGGCGGCGCGGGTTCTTAAGTTCGGACATATCGCGCCTACGAAGATCGAGAACAAGGACTTCCCCATGCACAAGGCGGCTCTGGCCTTTGCCGCGCATGTGGAAAAGGAGACAGGCGGCGAGATCAAGATCGAGGTTTTCCCCCTGGGGCAGCTCGGCAATGAGCGTTCCATGCTGGAGCAAGTCCAGTTCGGCACTCTGGACATGATGGACTGCACCACGGCGGTCATGTCCAACCTCATCCCGCAGGTGGGACTCTTGGACCTCTTTTTTCTCTTTCCGAGCAAGGAAGTCGCCTACAAGGTGCTGGCCGACGAGGAATTCAAGACCGTCATGGACGCCCTCATGCCCGGCATGGGGCTTATTCCCATCGGGTACGCCGAGAACGAGATGCGTGACTTCGGCGTGCGCGACAGGACCATCACCACTCCCGAGCAGATGAAGGGCGTGCGCGTGCGGGTCATGGATTCGCCCGTGTTCCTGGAGAGTTTCCGGGCGCTCGGCGCCAATCCTGTGGGCATCCCCTTTCCGGAACTGTACACGGCCCTGCAGCAGGGCGCGGTGGACATGCAGGAGAATCCCATCCCCACTTCGGTCATGATGAAATTCACGGAAGTGGCCAAGTATCTGACCCGTTCCTCGCACTCCCTGACCTGTCTCTACAAGATGGTCAGCCGTCCGGTCTGGGAGAGCCTGACCCCCGAGCAGCAGCAGATCTTTCTGGATGCCGCCAAGATCGCCGAGGACATCAACCGTACCGAAAACACCAACATGCGCAACGAGCTGGAAAAGCTGGCCGTGGATAAATTCGGAGCCACCATCGCGGACTTGACCCCCGAAGAGCGCCAGGCCTTTCACGAGGCCGTGCTGCCCGTACACGAAAAATTTGCGGACCAGGTCGGCGTCATTCCAAACGACCCCAAATTCGGCAAGTACGCAGGCAAGCGCTACTATGACATGATCGTCGAAAAGGTGAACCAGTACAGCAAGTAG